The stretch of DNA tctttgtttcctttgGTTTGAagtttctcctctcggtGTTGCTTTTTTTGCCAGTTCGCCATTTTTGCTTGATAAAccaagaggcgaaagagggcagctctgcatgcagggcGCGGCGCGAGCTCCACTCTTCAGACTGCAAGCTATGCATTTCTTTTTCAGAGGCGCAGGTGAGCAGCCAGTGCTGCGTTATCGTTTCCAAACGTGAGAGGGGAATGGAGCTGACCTCTGGCGGTTATCCAGTCGCGAGCATTTGCGCAGATGCATCAAAAAAAAACTTTTACGCAACCAGCAGCGTTGTCTTCATGCAAATCGGAATAGACAGAAATAtgcgtgcgtgtgtatgGGCGTAGAGATGCATGCTTGGCAATCACGTGCAGGACCATATATGTAGCCTCATTTttgtttgtttttctcgtgcgTATTTCTCTGTCATGCTCTCTATGTGCATAGGCTGCTGTACGCGAACGCCAGCAGGCAGCGTATCCCGTGGcaaaggcggcgaaggcgcgcccTGAGGAATCCTACGTAGTCCTCTGCGTGACGCGCCACAACGCAAGAGATCTTGCAAACACGAACGCGCGTGCTTTAGACAGATATGGACCCGCACTCAGCCCCACTGGCAGtccgtctgcatgcacagacacccgCACGTGTGAAcgaaaaagcgggaaaggGCCCGGCTTGGACAGGTGGGAAGTTCTCctgaggagacgccggagctCCGGATTGCTCGCAGGCCAGCTGGAGGTCCCTAGCTATTTGACAGAGCGAACGGGAGGGGCCAAAACaccaagagaaaacgaggacacgagactgaagaagaggaaacgtgccgaggaagaagaggaagacggagaggacaCGTGCTCGGTGTCATCAGATGTGGATATCACACACGACCAGACAGGCACTCTTCCGCGCCTAAACAACGCGAGGGCaaagcaggagaaagagacgaaggaaccGGAGGGGAGACCAGGTGTAGGCCTATTGGCAGCGGCGAAGCGTGGGGGGTACATCGGATTGACGCGGGGTGCGGGCGGAAGCAAGGCAGGAGCGAAAGCGGAGTCAAAACAACCGCGAGACGACGCTGGCGACGCACGACGCACTCGTACAGACAACACACAGAAAGTAGGTGATCGAAACGCACGCATCGAGAGATACAAGCTCAGGACTTCGTCTAACCGCGAGACCCGGGGGACCGTTTCCCGGGGGGATTTTCGACTTTCGGCTACGTTGATATAGCTAGCTGTGGAGCATGCAAGTtgcaaagaagaggaactgTCTCGGTGACGATGTTTTATTTTTACGAGAGGCCACACATTTGGAGAGTTCATTTCTTTTGCAGGAGGCAGTGAGAGCGACACGAAAACCCGTAGACACGTTTGGTTCTACACAAAACGACAGTATTcatgcatacatatgcacatgcacgcgGAAATAGCTCTACATATTCTCTCACACGCAAGGTTGTTTATAGAGATATGGaggaacaagggagagatCTTCCGAGTGAGGATACGAAAGAGAACGCAAAATGGCCATGCTGAAACGTGAAAGATAAAGTTGGCGCGCCAGCAAAAATCGCTGCTGCTTGACCGAGGAGACATTTGCACGTGAGACCTACCAGAcgccgagacgcgagaggcgcagtCTGCTTCGCCACTGCACATATTTAGAAGAGCCACACGTGCAAACACGTGTTCCGCGAAGTGGAAGCGTTTCATTTACCGACCTGCGTGGCGTTCTGTGCTCGTGCACTCTTGGCACTACCGCTGTCGGAAATTCGCGTAGACGCTGCGAGATCGCTGTCAGATCTCCTACCACAGAAAGCCGTTGCCGGAGAGCGTTTGTGTCCTCTTGGACGCACCCTTGGCGCCGCTGTTGCGGCGTGTTTCCAGGCTTTCTatttctttctgtttttccacacttgtctctccatctcttccttcctAGGCACTCCGTGGTCTTGCCGAGCGACTGCAGGCGTCAGTAGCATTCGCTGACACCCCCGCGTTTGTAAGCCGCGTCGTTCTGATACAGCAAATCCAAGTTACACTGGGGAAAACGTGTCGATATGGGTGTGCGAGCGCAGACTTTATGCCACGGTAGAAATGTGTAAACGCTTCTTTGGGAGGCTGTCTGCGCGGGTGAACCCAGTGTACGTTGGACCTCCGCGCCAGTATCGTTTGCAGGTGTGCCAATAGACTCAAGGGGACAGTGCCCATAGATAAAAGGAGACGAGCCTCGAGGTTTCGAGGTATCAACAAACCCACGACATTATCGTTGCCtgttcccgtttttctccgcaGCTGTCTGAGCAGCCACATGCAATTCCGTCGCCCGTATGACGCTCGAAGCATCGGGTTGTTTTGCAGGCGTTATTGAGTTGCTGAGGCTTCCAGGCCATTTCTGAGAATTTGGATTGTCGCGAGAGGTCTTATTCTTCGTATTTCCTTTCCCGCTTCCTGTGTACTCGTCACTGGATCGTGGATCGGTTCTGTCGATATCAGCTATCGTGGACAACTGTTTTTCCTCCGACTGCTGCGACGCCTTTTCAGGTCGGGGAAGTTTCTCATGCCTTCAGCCATGTGCAGCACATGCTGAAGATTTTTTGGGTAGAAAGCAAAGATGGCGAGACACCCTCCAACAGTAGAGAGTCTTCTTTCACCAGGGCCATGCCGAAGATTGCaaaggacgagagcgaaacggaaaaacagGCGAAACCGGACGGTATCGATTGCGCGAGACAGCTGGAATGGGTCTCTCTCAACGAAGCATCTGTGAGTGGCAGGAAGCACGAcgcaagaaggaaaacgaaaactcTGCGAACTGTTTCAGCCTCAAAGCATTCACCGTATAGCGGCTGCTCAGATCTAGATTGGATTCCGAGACACACGCTCTGACTCCCCGCCACGCAGTGGCGTTCTCGGCATTTGGCGAAGTTGCATGCTTAAAGAGGTTTCAGAGCTCCAAACAACCGCGAGATCCGTTCAAAAGCGGTGTTGTCTCTAACGGCCGTTTTCCCACCTTAGTTGTTTTGAACAAGTTCCCCAGTGGGCAACTATACAGCAGTCCAGAATTGCCCAGCAAACCGCGATAGACCAGCTGTGTGTCACTTTGCTGCGAGGAATAGCGAACCCCCAGGCACAGCCCGTATGCGTTTCAGGACCAAGAAAGTTAGGCTGCTCGACCATCACGGAAGCCGGCAGTGGGGACTGTTCTCCTCCCTGCGAGAGGTTCACCCCAACGAAAAACCCTCTATAGAGGCCTGACTGTCCCAAGATTGACATGCGCTACTGTTCGTATGATTCGACGCAGGCTCTTTGTCACTCAACCTACACAACCAAGGTGTTGCAAGCTTTAACTGACTTTCTGCGTCTACGAGGAGACTGTTCTTCGAAGGAACTCGTGAAAGCGGAAAAAAAACTGGATACGAAGACACAGACCTCCCTGCCGAGTCGCTTCCTCCGGTGATTCAccggaggaagcgacgaaggcgtAACTGCCTAGAAACGTTTCTGCAGTCGCGCGTTTGACTCGGCTCTCGAGAGATCAGGAGTCTTCTAAGATCCTTTTGTGTCAAAATGTGTGGGGTCTCCCGTCGCGTTCCCAGGGATCTTCGGGAAAGTGATCGTGTGCTATCTGTCAGAACCCTGCGCAACGCAGTCGAGTTCCGAATCCTAAAGAACACCTTTCAGGTGGTTTTATCCTAAGCCGTTTGCGTGCCGTAGACCCAAGACTGAGATCCAAATGTTGAAGTAATGACTGTGTTCAGATCCTACCGAGTTCCCGTACCTGTGGAGATTGGCTACTAGGAGCAAAAATTCACCCCATAAAGGCAGTTTTAGAGATTCGTGGATTCTCTACGAGAACTTCCACGTATACCCCGCAACAGATGGAGACGCAGACTTCAAGCTGTTCTCATTCTTTCGTCTGCAGAATTGGCATCTATGGGAGTGTATCGTCCGGGTCTGACAAGATGCAAATCACGATAACTAGTGGTGGATCGGAGCTGCACGTCCTCGTGGACGTACACGGAATTTTCTGGTTTCGTTGCCGTCCAGGTGGTTAGGCCTCATACGCTGACTGTGTAATGTCCGTTGTTTGCGCTGGGGAACCTCTAAACATGCTTGATACAAGAAACGTGGACAAGTGTGAATCGCCAGATCTATCTCTGTCGCAGACCTTGTGCTTCTTGACAACCCCAGCATTCTAATTCCTCTTGAGAAGAACACATGACAATGGAGGATGCCTCTGTAATGAGAGCTGTGTGGACTTTATGGGGGCAGTGAAAAGGAACCGTGAAGACGTGCTGGCGTCGAACCCTACCGAAGACGAAGCTTGCGGCTTAGTTTCGCAAGGAGCATCCAAAAAATCATGGAGAAAGAACCAGAAAAGGTGAATGGCGCGAGGAAACTAGAGAGAGTTGGAAAAGCAGGTAAGCGACTCCGACATACGCAACTGGGAGTGTatcgaaagaaaaaggagagctCGCCTTCGGCCTTGTTTGAGGGCGGAACTAGAGAAAAAAATGGACAAACACTCTTTAGGCACGGgtcagaaaaacagaaaacaggagacCGGAACGTGAcctggagagagcggcgaaacAGCGGCGTGTGGTTTCCTCGAGCCTTCcagaagagcggagacaaCGAGATTTCCTGGAACCTCCTCTATCGCTGTAGTGACGCGATGGTACACACTGCGAGAGTCTTTTTTCTATTTTCGTTTTATGCGGCTGCTGCACATAAACCTTCCGTCATTTGTGTCCACagtgaaaaaggaaaaacgcgttttcacAGGGAAACATCGCGAGCGGTGGTATTTCTATGCTTTTGGGCATGTTTGTAGCTAGTCGCTTTGCGAATGTTGATTCCGTAAAAAACGCGTCGGTTTCCTTAATCCTTCTTTGTGTCGCCAGTGAAATTTTACCACCAGTCCTGCGCTTCGATTTTTCTGATTGTTCTGCTGGTGTCTGTGCCGGATTCAGCGACCGGTTCCAGCGTGTCTACGCCGATAGCTTTGAAGTCCCGGGAAATTCCTCGATATTTCTGGCCGTCGAGCTTTACCTTTTTTCTTGGCAGTGTTTTTTCCACCGTTATCCGCAGACaacacggagacgagaaaggaaatcTGACTCATTTTCCGTGGCTAGGTCCGCGGGCTCGCGAGTCTCGATTCTCTGCGTGCGCTGTTTTGCGCGCAAAGCCGCTTTGCCTCGAACAAGACAAAGGTCTTTTCTTCAAGCCGCACAGACTATCATCGCGGCGCGGCGAATATTTCGTTTGGACTTTCCCTCCGGGggctttcttttttccggtACATTCGGCTTGGATGTTTCTCCGTCCTATCCGCCGTTGCGCTTTTCCCCATCTCGATTTGCCACTCAGCTCTCGATTGTCGCTACACCGCAAGGGCTTTGCCtcgccctttctctttcctcgtttttcgtttttccccaAGCGAGAGTGGCCTGTTTTCACGCGCGCCTCTAAAGTAGATGCATTCCCTTCGAAAGGGCTGGCGCCGCCCCTCAAAACGGACGAAAACTCCAGCATCGTCCGCCGCATTTGAAActtcgcctcttttcgcGCGCCAATTTAGCGCGTGGAACGGCCCAAAGCTCGACGCAAAGCCGCGACAAAGAGCGATACCGACCCGGCGTTATCAGACGTTTCAACCGACCCATTTAAAGCTGGCGTTTTCCAGGTACGCCGTGTCCGGCGTGTGTGCCTCGCAATCTGCGTGAACGCGGTTGAGGGCAATGCCTCTCGCGAACGCTCACTGTGAGCTGCGTTGTTTGCGGTTGCACGCTGTCCAGTCTCTGGAACGAGAGACTTGGCGTGGGGCGAAAACTGCCAACCCCTGCCGCTCACTCGTTTTCCCCAaccttttctccgtcccaGAAGGTGCTCAATCCGcgacttccttctctctgctgtcttcgcACTCCACTCGCTTTAGATCGCAGTGTCGCTACGTGTCACACTTGGGTCGAGCAAGGCGGTTCTCGCAGGTGCGTGTAACCGCGACGGAACGTTTTCCCCCGTCGTCTGCATCTCCTTCATgttctttctttcgtctGTTCTTGTCTCGTCTAGCCTCAGAACCGTCCCGTCCCGAAAACGCAGTCTGTCCGCGCGTTGAGGCACCCTGACCTTCTCGCGTCCCGTCCAACTTTCTGAAACGACACAAGACTTGACAGACACACGTCCAGCGCTGGCCTGCTTTCGCAGCCGTGGCATGCAGgcactcttcctctccaaaAAAAGTAGTTAGAACTGCCTTTTCATGTTGGTGTGAACCACCGCAGTTCCTCCCCTCgcctgctctctcgcttctcccgtgGTCTAGAGTTTGCGCTGTCTGACGCCTCGCGTTTTGTGCTGTCGAAaaggaggcgccgcgccacTCCTCTTCACCGTATGACTTTTtggacaaagagaaaaatCTCCAGGACAGCTCCCCGTTCTTGCTGTCGTCTTCCTGAGTTCCTCCCACGTTTCccacgtctctcttcttctctatCCGCTTTGTTACCCTTGTCTCCATCCACtgtcttgttttctctccggttTTGATTCTCACTGTCCCCCGTCGAGTGGTGTGTCTCTGGTCTCCACTTTGTCGATTTTCCCCATAGggcgtcgcgtttcccctcgctttcttttccttcgtgctTCGCACcagtcttttcttttcggtCTCGCCTTTCTACCCAGCGACGCAAGTCCCCATCCTTCCCCTCCCTTTTTACCCTTTTACTGCATTCCACTCCCTGCTTCCTATCTCTTTCGGgtgttctctgttctcgAGACAGCTGCTCCGTTCCTGTCACCCCCCTTCGTCCACGCACACGCCTCCTCTCTTATTCGCTGACTTCCACACGCGTTCGCTTTTATCTTGTTTCTCCTCGGTTTCGACCACCGGGTTTGTGCGCCcagtttcttcgttttctcgcctgcgAGGTGTTTCTCgagccttctttcttctgtttcggcCAGTCGTTCGCGAAATGAAAAAGTTCACCTCTTTCGGAAGCAGCTCCAGTAGCCACAAAAAGGAGACCTCTGCAAAGACATCAGGGGAACATGGAGAACCCAACGCGTGCAAGGCAGGCGGTAGGCAGgagcagacagagagaaagagaaatggacaggcagaagcgggaagagagaaagagaaatggAAAGGCGGGAGAGCGGAGGACAAATCAAAAGTGATTGGTGGGAAAGACCAAAAGGGTCaactgaaaagaaaaaacgaggcagagTGGAGACAAAACAAACCAGGCGCAGGCATAAGGGACGATGACGCttgcggaagaaacagaccCACCCCAGGCGCCGCCCAGGGTTGTCGTGCcaagaaagaacgagaaagcaacagaaagggagagaaagaaagatcTGAAGGGAGAGCTAAAAGAAGatgcgggagagacagagagggagagaggaagagaggcaaacggacacacacaggagacgaagaaataCCCTCTGCAAATACCCACCTCAGCATAAGGTTTTTGGCAAATGGACTCTGTCAattgcctctctccgcgttggTCCTGTGTCTCACATGTTTTTGgctccgtcttttcttcgcgtccgcTCAGGTTTTTCGCTCGATTCCAGGTACAGAACAAAATGCATGTCGATCGGGGACACACAGGGGGAAGGGGCGTGGCAGCGGGGAACAGGGCGCCTCTCTGGAACAGCTTAAACTCTCGTGGCACAGAGCGATTTCGTTCCAAGGAGACGTGGGGCTCTCGGCACTGCTTTAACCACACTAAACCGTGTcgagaaggagcgaaagacagagaaaagcgtcTGCCCAAAAGAAACGAATACGACGCACACACCCTGAAAATATATGCGTCTGCGCCTGGATGCTTGCGAGGACTCTAGATCCACGTTCATGCCAAGTCCCCAGAACTCCAATGCTGAGAATTCCAgcgtacacatatatgtagtTGCGTACATACACATTTGTGCGTATGACCTGCGCAACGTGACTCCCCTGTCCTCTCAGTCCTGGTCTACTGACCCTCTGTAACGCCTcgagctctctctctgtctacgGCTGTTTGGAGAGGACAGACGCCTCTGCGTTTCATACGCGACAAAGGGCTTTCTTAACGGCCTTTCGCTTCAGCCTTCCTGCGCGGTTTTGTTGCATTCGGTTTTTTCTCTAGGATGATCCTTCTTTCCATACTTACTTGTCTAAATTGTCAATctcaatctctctctctttccgggTTGAATCTCGTTCCTCTGTGCctcccccctttttttcccgccCCTCGCGTTGTCGCTGTTTTCATCGAAGCTCTCGCCAACGttggcctctctcgccgctctcccgcagcgtctcctc from Neospora caninum Liverpool complete genome, chromosome XI encodes:
- a CDS encoding putative helix-hairpin-helix motif-containing protein, which codes for MFLPHFFSKSDAHASRSEKRGDSPPFTSWSETRAATAEQTSQKKKGVNGKPTPSILSFFAKQKKSKTNGHLHHASSPSCASSSASPPSSSSSSSSSPCGSPSSSSSSSSSFSCCSPSASSSSSSCSPSCSPSSGEASVEVDLDALAASPAPLDPLPSSLSFVACAEEEKEERAKREETKEKTERRVSPYGIWVSEVMLQQTQVCTVIDYWQRWMSRWPTVTELAKAEEGEVSQMWSGLGYYRRARQLLKGAQTVVQDFAGELPGQVDKLLTIPGIGPYTGGAISAIAFGNRAAAVDGNVLRVLSRLLGLAVPADSRALAALCSRLMPPLLDPRRAGASTEALIELGATICTPRAPSCLSCPVRHFCLINQEAKEGSSACRARRELHSSDCKLCISFSEAQAAVRERQQAAYPVAKAAKARPEESYVVLCVTRHNARDLANTNARALDRYGPALSPTGSPSACTDTRTCERKSGKGPGLDRWEVLLRRRRSSGLLAGQLEVPSYLTERTGGAKTPRENEDTRLKKRKRAEEEEEDGEDTCSVSSDVDITHDQTGTLPRLNNARAKQEKETKEPEGRPGVGLLAAAKRGGYIGLTRGAGGSKAGAKAESKQPRDDAGDARRTRTDNTQKALRGLAERLQASVAFADTPAFVGEVSHAFSHVQHMLKIFWVESKDGETPSNSRESSFTRAMPKIAKDESETEKQAKPDGIDCARQLEWVSLNEASVLQALTDFLRLRGDCSSKELVKAEKKLDTKTQTSLPSRFLR